A genomic segment from Paenibacillus sp. FSL K6-1096 encodes:
- a CDS encoding YlzJ-like family protein, protein MSLYTVLAMEQIFDGALSYTRPLQEISVQGMLLQVEPLDGGQAKIVRLLHGPLDKYLDAAYAPGAVIQIS, encoded by the coding sequence ATGAGCCTGTACACTGTTTTGGCCATGGAGCAAATCTTCGACGGCGCACTGAGCTACACACGGCCGCTGCAGGAGATCAGTGTGCAGGGGATGCTGCTGCAGGTCGAGCCGCTGGACGGAGGACAGGCGAAGATCGTCCGGCTGCTGCATGGTCCGCTGGACAAATATCTGGATGCGGCATACGCCCCGGGAGCCGTTATTCAGATAAGCTGA
- a CDS encoding ATP-dependent Clp protease proteolytic subunit, giving the protein MEFIGASMNGRGSNEEPMPGVSKPAPAVSEPVPPGPVGVLKELGQTAVPAGEPDIFCMTIIGQIEGHFVLPPHNKTTKYEHIIPQLVAAEQNKAIKGLLIILNTVGGDVEAGLAIAEMIASLSKPTVTVVIGGGHSIGVPIAVASTYSIIAESATMTIHPIRMNGLVIGVPQTFEYMERMQERMVKFVTSHSRISETQFKDLMFKTGELNRDIGTAVGGADAVKYGLMDEVGGIGAALAHLNRMIASAAPQPMADKLAQGGLPQ; this is encoded by the coding sequence ATGGAATTTATAGGAGCAAGTATGAACGGCAGAGGCAGTAATGAAGAGCCCATGCCAGGCGTGAGCAAGCCTGCGCCTGCGGTCAGTGAGCCGGTGCCGCCCGGACCGGTAGGGGTGCTGAAGGAGCTGGGGCAGACGGCGGTGCCGGCGGGTGAGCCGGATATTTTCTGCATGACGATTATCGGCCAGATTGAAGGACATTTCGTGCTGCCGCCGCATAACAAGACGACGAAGTATGAGCATATCATTCCCCAGTTAGTCGCGGCGGAGCAGAATAAAGCAATTAAAGGGCTGCTGATCATTCTAAATACGGTCGGCGGAGATGTGGAAGCGGGGCTGGCGATTGCCGAGATGATAGCTTCCCTGTCCAAGCCGACGGTGACGGTGGTGATTGGCGGCGGGCACAGCATCGGTGTGCCGATTGCGGTAGCTTCGACCTATTCGATTATTGCCGAGAGTGCGACCATGACCATTCATCCGATCCGAATGAACGGCCTGGTGATCGGGGTTCCGCAGACCTTCGAGTACATGGAACGGATGCAGGAGCGGATGGTCAAGTTCGTCACCTCCCATTCCCGGATCAGCGAGACGCAATTCAAAGATCTGATGTTCAAAACCGGAGAGCTGAACCGGGATATCGGGACTGCGGTTGGAGGTGCGGATGCGGTCAAATACGGACTGATGGACGAGGTGGGGGGCATCGGCGCCGCGCTGGCCCATTTGAACCGCATGATTGCCTCAGCCGCACCTCAGCCGATGGCGGATAAGCTGGCGCAGGGAGGGCTGCCCCAATGA
- a CDS encoding DNA translocase FtsK: MAKRRKKKKKALLGSVLKYEIYGILLITISVIALSGEAAVGRSLSSMAGYLLGRFYFVLPLAGMFYGLMVMIHRKWPSNWNSRYTGGVLLLLSMCLMSTISAMQQKLGPLGMLHPGNVLAQIHNDLSGALSPGAGDSSVYMLGKDISGGYTGALAYAALLWLFGNLGAKLLMIVLLAISFMLITNLSYVELFTLLRVRAVKLVEGIKLRAANRPAAVPVVSRPRRTNRSAAPEPDDDEDYIEEASDSGQQLPSRGRPNLLSRVSGWFSGNAAARNDHQPELDDEETAVPDIIITDPRSGPVISGFTAGNDLPPEDFYEEDFPDEDLEPVTPIIRDFFEHIRSEGLNAEDREEWSEFSPAARSGAAAGAGSSVMPAAGLKETSMEDEGQDVSPVDLEGLLETGEQGDAVPALPAAPPPPPPKPYKLPSFRLLSKPNNGAKAGDQNDYMQTARKLEATLESFGVRAKVLEVVRGPAVTRYEIQPDIGVKVSRIVNLTDDIALALAAKDIRMEAPIPGKSAIGIEVPNAEVSVVTMREVMETQIFQEAESRLSIAFGRDISGQTIIGNLAKMPHLLVAGATGSGKSVCINGIITSILYKAKPNEVKFLMVDPKMVELNVYNGIPHLLAPVVTDPKRASLALKKIVVEMEKRYELFSKSGTRNMEGYNSLMKDNPAAILPYIVVIVDELADLMMVAANDVEDAICRLAQMARAAGIHLIIATQRPSVDVITGLIKANIPSRIAFGVSSNVDSRTILDMPGAEKLLGRGDMLFLPMGASKPIRVQGAFMSDQEVETIVQFVSSQGEADYDESLVPEVDDTQTEDQEPQDELYDQAVQIVLEAKQASVSLIQRRMRVGYTRAARLIDAMEARGVIGPYEGSKPREVLMSLEQYQHGRLSS, translated from the coding sequence GTGGCTAAACGGAGAAAGAAAAAGAAAAAAGCGCTGCTGGGCAGCGTTTTGAAATATGAGATCTACGGCATTCTGCTGATCACGATTTCCGTCATTGCGCTGTCCGGGGAAGCGGCGGTAGGACGCTCCCTGTCCAGCATGGCGGGCTATTTGCTCGGCAGATTCTATTTCGTGCTGCCGCTGGCAGGCATGTTCTATGGTCTCATGGTGATGATTCACAGAAAGTGGCCTTCTAACTGGAACAGCCGCTATACCGGCGGGGTGCTGCTGCTGCTGTCCATGTGCCTGATGAGCACGATCTCAGCCATGCAGCAGAAGCTGGGGCCGCTCGGGATGCTGCATCCGGGCAATGTGCTGGCGCAAATACATAATGATCTCTCAGGAGCGCTGTCACCGGGTGCAGGGGACAGCAGCGTGTACATGCTGGGCAAGGATATCAGCGGAGGGTATACCGGCGCACTGGCTTATGCTGCGCTCCTGTGGCTGTTCGGCAATCTGGGGGCCAAGCTGCTGATGATTGTCCTCCTGGCGATCAGCTTCATGCTGATTACCAATCTGTCCTATGTAGAGCTGTTCACCCTGCTCCGGGTGAGGGCAGTCAAGCTGGTGGAGGGTATTAAGCTTAGAGCGGCGAACCGCCCGGCGGCTGTTCCGGTCGTCAGCAGACCACGGAGAACGAACCGCAGTGCAGCGCCGGAGCCTGACGATGATGAGGATTATATCGAAGAAGCGTCAGACTCCGGCCAGCAGCTTCCCAGCCGCGGCCGCCCGAATCTGCTGAGCAGAGTATCGGGCTGGTTCAGCGGCAATGCTGCTGCGCGGAATGACCATCAGCCGGAACTGGACGATGAAGAGACTGCAGTGCCGGACATCATTATTACGGACCCCCGCAGCGGTCCGGTCATCTCCGGGTTTACAGCAGGCAACGATCTGCCGCCGGAGGACTTCTATGAAGAGGACTTCCCGGATGAGGATCTGGAGCCTGTGACCCCGATTATCCGCGATTTCTTCGAGCATATCCGCTCCGAAGGGCTGAATGCCGAGGACCGGGAGGAATGGAGCGAATTCTCGCCCGCTGCCCGCAGCGGTGCGGCTGCAGGAGCCGGCAGCAGCGTTATGCCGGCGGCCGGCTTGAAGGAGACCTCCATGGAGGATGAGGGCCAGGATGTATCCCCGGTAGACTTGGAGGGGCTGCTGGAGACAGGAGAGCAGGGAGACGCCGTACCGGCGCTTCCGGCTGCACCGCCGCCTCCTCCGCCCAAGCCGTACAAGCTGCCGTCCTTCCGTCTGTTATCCAAGCCCAATAACGGGGCGAAGGCGGGGGACCAGAATGACTACATGCAGACAGCACGCAAGCTGGAGGCTACGCTGGAGAGCTTCGGGGTCCGGGCCAAGGTACTGGAGGTAGTCCGCGGACCGGCGGTCACCCGTTATGAGATTCAGCCGGATATCGGCGTGAAGGTCAGCCGCATCGTCAATCTGACCGACGATATTGCGCTGGCGCTGGCCGCCAAGGATATCCGTATGGAAGCGCCGATCCCCGGCAAGTCGGCGATCGGGATTGAGGTGCCGAATGCAGAGGTCTCGGTGGTTACGATGCGTGAAGTGATGGAGACGCAGATCTTCCAGGAGGCGGAGTCGCGGCTGTCGATTGCCTTCGGGCGCGACATCTCCGGTCAGACAATTATTGGCAATCTGGCGAAGATGCCCCATCTGCTCGTAGCCGGAGCGACCGGTTCCGGTAAGTCCGTATGTATCAATGGTATTATTACAAGTATTCTCTATAAGGCGAAACCGAACGAAGTGAAGTTCCTCATGGTTGACCCCAAGATGGTCGAGCTGAATGTTTACAACGGCATTCCGCATCTGCTGGCGCCGGTCGTTACTGATCCGAAGCGGGCCAGCCTGGCCTTGAAGAAGATCGTGGTGGAGATGGAGAAGCGCTACGAGCTGTTCTCCAAGTCGGGCACACGCAATATGGAAGGCTATAACAGCTTGATGAAAGACAATCCGGCAGCTATTCTGCCTTACATCGTCGTCATTGTGGACGAGCTGGCTGATTTGATGATGGTTGCGGCGAATGATGTGGAGGATGCGATCTGCCGGCTGGCCCAGATGGCGCGGGCGGCGGGAATCCATCTGATTATCGCCACACAGCGCCCTTCGGTAGACGTTATTACCGGGCTGATCAAGGCCAATATTCCTTCCCGCATAGCCTTTGGCGTATCGTCGAACGTCGATTCCCGGACCATTCTTGATATGCCGGGTGCCGAGAAGCTGCTTGGACGCGGCGATATGCTGTTCCTGCCGATGGGCGCCTCCAAGCCGATCCGCGTCCAGGGCGCGTTCATGAGCGACCAGGAGGTCGAGACGATCGTCCAGTTCGTCAGCAGCCAGGGGGAAGCGGATTATGATGAATCGCTTGTGCCTGAAGTGGATGATACCCAGACTGAGGATCAGGAGCCGCAGGATGAGTTGTATGACCAGGCGGTTCAGATTGTACTGGAGGCCAAGCAGGCCTCGGTATCCCTGATCCAGCGGCGGATGCGTGTCGGTTATACCCGCGCTGCGCGTCTGATTGATGCCATGGAAGCCAGAGGCGTCATTGGCCCTTACGAGGGCAGCAAGCCGCGCGAGGTGCTGATGTCACTGGAGCAGTACCAGCATGGCAGACTCAGCTCCTGA
- a CDS encoding ribonuclease J, with product MSKKNNNDKLTIFALGGVGEIGKNMYVVQYGNDIVVVDAGLKFPEEDMLGIDIVIPDISYLTENRDKVRGIVLTHGHEDHIGGLSYVLKNLNVPVYGTRLTLGLVENKLKEAKLLGETKRILINEDSEINLGASLKATFFRTNHSIPDSVGVCIETPEGNVVHTGDFKFDHTPVNGQFANLHRMAEIGAKGVLALMSDSTNAEKPGFTPSEKNVGIVLEDIFRKAEQRVVVATFASNVHRIQQVVNASEATGRKITVIGRSMVNVVSIASELGYLHIPDGMLIEPEEMNRMAANRVVVLCTGSQGEPMSALTRMARSSHRKVDILPGDTVIIAATPVPGNEKYVGRTIDELFRLGANVIYSGSNSGVHVSGHGSQEELKLMLNLMKPKYFLPIHGEYRMQRKHALLAESVGVDPSNIFITELGEVIEIAGGAARRAGKVTAGNVLIDGLGVGDVGNIVLRDRKLLSQDGILVVVVTLSKQNGAIVSGPDIISRGFVYVRESEGLLDEANRIVSGTLQRLMSEKVNEWASLKTSVKDSLGRFLYEQTRRRPMILPIIMEV from the coding sequence TTGTCCAAAAAAAACAACAATGATAAACTGACGATTTTCGCTTTAGGCGGAGTCGGCGAGATTGGGAAGAACATGTACGTTGTCCAGTACGGCAACGACATTGTAGTCGTAGACGCCGGCCTGAAATTCCCGGAAGAGGATATGCTTGGGATTGATATTGTCATCCCGGATATCTCTTACCTGACGGAGAACCGAGACAAGGTTAGAGGCATTGTCCTCACCCACGGCCACGAGGATCACATCGGCGGATTGTCTTATGTGCTCAAGAACCTGAACGTTCCGGTTTACGGAACAAGACTTACCCTTGGCCTTGTAGAGAACAAGCTCAAGGAAGCGAAGCTGCTGGGCGAGACCAAGCGGATTCTGATCAACGAGGATTCCGAGATCAATCTGGGGGCTTCGCTGAAGGCAACCTTCTTCAGAACGAACCACAGTATTCCGGATTCTGTCGGGGTCTGCATCGAAACTCCGGAAGGCAATGTTGTCCACACTGGTGACTTCAAGTTTGACCACACACCGGTTAACGGCCAATTTGCCAACCTGCACCGGATGGCCGAGATCGGCGCGAAGGGCGTGCTGGCCTTAATGTCGGACAGCACCAACGCCGAGAAGCCGGGCTTCACGCCATCCGAGAAGAATGTCGGCATCGTGCTGGAGGATATTTTCCGCAAAGCCGAGCAGCGGGTGGTGGTCGCAACCTTTGCCTCCAACGTGCACCGCATCCAGCAGGTCGTGAATGCTTCTGAAGCTACCGGCCGCAAGATTACCGTCATCGGACGGAGTATGGTGAATGTTGTATCCATCGCCTCTGAGCTTGGATACCTGCATATTCCGGACGGAATGCTGATCGAGCCGGAAGAGATGAACCGGATGGCCGCCAACCGTGTAGTGGTACTCTGCACAGGCAGCCAGGGTGAGCCGATGTCGGCGCTGACCCGGATGGCCCGCTCCAGCCACCGCAAGGTGGACATCCTGCCGGGAGATACCGTTATTATTGCCGCTACACCGGTGCCGGGGAATGAGAAGTATGTCGGACGCACCATTGACGAGCTGTTCCGCCTCGGTGCGAACGTGATCTACAGCGGCTCCAACTCCGGCGTTCACGTATCCGGACACGGCAGCCAGGAAGAGCTGAAGCTGATGCTCAACCTGATGAAGCCGAAGTACTTCCTGCCGATTCACGGGGAATACCGGATGCAGCGCAAACACGCGCTGCTGGCTGAATCCGTTGGCGTTGACCCGAGCAATATTTTCATCACCGAGCTTGGTGAAGTGATCGAAATTGCCGGGGGCGCAGCGCGCAGAGCAGGCAAGGTTACTGCCGGCAACGTGCTGATTGACGGACTGGGCGTCGGCGATGTGGGCAATATCGTGCTGCGTGACCGCAAGCTGCTGTCCCAGGATGGGATCCTGGTCGTAGTGGTCACACTGAGCAAGCAGAACGGGGCCATTGTCTCCGGCCCGGATATCATCTCCCGCGGATTCGTGTATGTGCGTGAATCGGAAGGCCTTCTGGACGAGGCGAACCGGATTGTCTCCGGAACGCTGCAGCGTCTGATGAGCGAGAAGGTCAATGAATGGGCTTCGCTGAAGACCAGTGTCAAGGATTCGCTCGGTCGGTTCCTCTATGAGCAGACCCGCCGCAGACCGATGATCCTGCCGATTATTATGGAAGTATAA
- a CDS encoding RNA polymerase sigma factor: protein MEPREMERLLQPKMAEIRRYLIRLGAGDADAEDIVQDTVYKALLYLEAIDERKFSAWLYKVAINRYFDYCRRSKRYSYSGEEVEGHPGHELEMPEAVLLRKERKEEIEGVLAQLNPVNKQLILLKYEMELSYKEISALLGISESTVKATLYRARQQFQQLYGGEGE from the coding sequence TTGGAGCCAAGAGAGATGGAGAGGCTGCTCCAGCCCAAAATGGCGGAAATCCGCCGCTACCTGATCCGCCTGGGCGCCGGAGATGCGGATGCAGAGGATATTGTGCAGGATACGGTATATAAGGCGCTCTTATATCTGGAGGCGATTGATGAACGCAAATTCAGCGCCTGGTTGTATAAGGTTGCGATTAACCGGTATTTCGACTACTGCCGCAGATCGAAGAGATATTCGTACAGCGGTGAGGAAGTGGAGGGGCACCCTGGCCACGAGCTGGAGATGCCGGAGGCGGTGCTGCTGCGCAAGGAGCGGAAGGAAGAAATTGAGGGGGTCTTGGCACAGCTTAATCCGGTAAACAAGCAGCTGATTTTGCTGAAATATGAAATGGAGCTGTCCTACAAGGAAATTTCCGCCTTGCTCGGTATTTCCGAATCAACAGTGAAAGCTACTCTCTACCGGGCCAGACAGCAGTTTCAACAATTATACGGAGGTGAGGGCGAATGA
- the dpsA gene encoding dipicolinate synthase subunit DpsA: MLTGIRIVFLGGDARQIEVIRKCVEMDGSVSAAGFDQWETPCPGVHLEQLSTELLGRADVLVLPTVGCDDEGYINALFSSERLQLREEHIAALPPGAVVYTGMAKSYLRGLCAGHSLKLVELLNRDDVAIYNSIPTAEGALVMAIQNTDFTIHGSTSMVLGMGRTGFTMARTLQGIGAKVKVGVRKQEHYARAEEMGWKPFMTADLLLHAPEADLIFNTVPGMIIDAQVLSRLQKHCVIIDLASAPGGCDFRYAEKRGIKAMLAPGLPGVVAPKSAGLIMAGALVQSILDETLIRGDE, from the coding sequence ATGCTTACTGGCATCAGGATCGTGTTCCTGGGCGGGGACGCGAGACAAATTGAAGTGATACGGAAATGTGTGGAAATGGATGGGTCGGTAAGCGCTGCCGGGTTCGATCAGTGGGAAACCCCATGCCCGGGGGTACACCTGGAACAGCTGTCAACAGAGCTGCTGGGCAGAGCGGATGTGCTGGTGCTGCCGACGGTCGGCTGCGATGATGAAGGTTATATTAATGCGCTGTTCTCCTCGGAACGGCTGCAGCTGCGGGAAGAACATATCGCTGCGCTGCCGCCCGGTGCGGTTGTGTATACAGGTATGGCCAAAAGCTATCTGCGCGGACTGTGTGCCGGGCATTCTCTCAAGCTGGTGGAGCTGCTGAACAGAGACGATGTCGCCATCTATAACTCTATTCCTACAGCGGAAGGCGCGCTCGTCATGGCGATTCAGAATACCGATTTCACCATCCACGGCTCCACCTCCATGGTGCTGGGGATGGGCAGAACCGGCTTCACCATGGCCAGGACCCTGCAGGGAATCGGGGCGAAGGTGAAGGTGGGCGTAAGGAAGCAGGAGCATTATGCCAGGGCAGAGGAGATGGGCTGGAAGCCGTTCATGACCGCAGATCTGCTGCTTCATGCACCTGAAGCGGATCTGATCTTCAACACCGTACCGGGCATGATTATTGATGCCCAGGTTCTGTCACGGCTTCAGAAGCACTGTGTAATCATCGATTTGGCCTCCGCCCCGGGCGGCTGCGACTTCCGCTATGCCGAGAAGCGCGGAATCAAGGCGATGCTGGCTCCGGGTCTGCCCGGAGTTGTTGCCCCCAAGAGTGCCGGATTAATTATGGCAGGTGCACTGGTACAGTCGATCTTGGACGAGACTTTAATCAGGGGGGATGAATGA
- the dapA gene encoding 4-hydroxy-tetrahydrodipicolinate synthase codes for MDFGRLITAMVTPFGEDGEINWEATSRLVDYLIEEQKSSALVVCGTTGESPTLRDKEKLQLFSFVKNQAAGRCKIIAGTGSNSTQHSIEMTRDAEALGVDGVLLVVPYYNKPNQEGLYQHFSAIAAATSLPCILYNVPGRTGVSMSAATTLRLAEIPNIVATKECASVDQVTQIVTGCPEDFYVYTGDDSAGLASLAVGGYGIISVASHIAGAQMHEMIEAYNAGNVRQAGALHRQLFPLFKGLFECPQPLPNPSAVKYALGLRGIDVGSVRLPLVPPNEEEAAFIANLLK; via the coding sequence GTGGATTTCGGAAGATTAATAACCGCAATGGTCACCCCGTTCGGCGAAGACGGAGAAATCAACTGGGAAGCAACTTCAAGGCTGGTCGATTACCTGATTGAGGAGCAGAAATCTTCTGCGCTGGTGGTCTGCGGAACAACCGGAGAATCACCGACCCTGCGGGACAAGGAGAAGCTGCAGCTGTTTTCTTTTGTCAAAAATCAGGCTGCCGGACGCTGCAAAATCATCGCCGGCACAGGCAGCAACAGCACACAGCATTCGATCGAAATGACCCGGGATGCTGAGGCCCTCGGTGTAGACGGTGTGCTGCTGGTCGTCCCTTATTATAACAAGCCCAATCAGGAAGGGCTCTATCAGCATTTCTCGGCTATTGCCGCCGCGACCTCACTGCCTTGTATCCTGTACAACGTGCCGGGACGCACCGGAGTAAGCATGAGTGCGGCGACCACCCTCCGGCTGGCGGAGATTCCGAACATCGTGGCTACCAAGGAATGCGCCTCGGTTGACCAGGTGACACAGATTGTCACTGGCTGTCCGGAGGATTTCTATGTCTATACCGGAGACGATTCTGCCGGGCTGGCATCGCTTGCGGTGGGCGGATACGGAATCATCAGTGTTGCCAGCCATATAGCCGGCGCGCAGATGCACGAGATGATCGAAGCCTATAACGCCGGCAATGTAAGGCAGGCTGGTGCACTGCACCGGCAGCTGTTTCCGCTGTTCAAGGGCTTGTTTGAATGTCCTCAGCCGCTGCCGAATCCTTCTGCCGTGAAGTATGCTCTGGGTCTGCGCGGCATCGATGTCGGCTCGGTCCGGCTGCCGCTGGTCCCGCCGAATGAGGAAGAAGCAGCCTTCATCGCAAACCTGCTGAAATAG
- a CDS encoding anti-sigma factor: MTAPWEEAEDQNIIQTLKKTKRKSLIRSILISITVSVVVIIAVFIGAAQLVDRMSTNALFSEERYMSISSPNEYGAGFKDNRGFLSGVLEMQTYKIIGDVPIPWKNRWLNYNAWWFPFTTGAYGGASNLTVEDPRMKQEGYEYYRGYNSYNGQREMAFYVPGVDYNGKMLNDLAELNQMNGDKRVELAVSFDRDYSFEEAKNLLPAGVKPVWYWVDTYDDREGFQFKPYPNENHPDKMNYPLPMSANYGVYGFGVRPDWDQASPEDFIGSVTFGMKKKDIHHGEYQRIYNYLRKDKAAPEAGDVRILGVVVTGTADGLKSLQGKAYVRAAVLGAVADKY, from the coding sequence ATGACGGCCCCATGGGAAGAAGCAGAAGATCAGAACATCATCCAAACGCTGAAAAAAACCAAGCGGAAGAGCCTGATCCGCAGCATCCTGATTTCAATTACAGTGAGTGTGGTTGTAATCATCGCTGTGTTCATTGGCGCGGCGCAGCTGGTCGACCGGATGTCCACGAATGCGCTGTTCAGTGAAGAGCGGTATATGAGCATTAGCAGTCCGAATGAATATGGGGCAGGCTTTAAGGATAACCGAGGCTTTCTGTCGGGAGTCCTGGAAATGCAAACCTACAAGATCATTGGCGATGTGCCCATCCCCTGGAAGAACAGATGGCTGAATTACAATGCCTGGTGGTTCCCTTTTACTACTGGTGCTTATGGGGGGGCCAGCAACCTGACCGTAGAAGATCCGCGGATGAAGCAGGAGGGATATGAGTACTACCGGGGATATAATTCCTATAACGGGCAGAGAGAGATGGCCTTCTATGTGCCAGGGGTAGATTATAACGGGAAAATGCTGAATGATCTTGCCGAGCTGAATCAGATGAACGGGGATAAGCGGGTGGAGCTGGCGGTATCTTTTGACAGGGATTACTCCTTTGAAGAAGCAAAGAACCTGCTGCCGGCAGGGGTGAAGCCGGTCTGGTACTGGGTGGATACGTATGATGACCGCGAGGGGTTCCAATTTAAGCCGTATCCGAACGAGAATCATCCGGACAAAATGAACTATCCGCTGCCGATGAGTGCGAATTATGGTGTCTATGGCTTCGGCGTCCGGCCGGACTGGGATCAGGCAAGCCCTGAGGATTTCATCGGGTCTGTGACCTTCGGTATGAAGAAGAAGGACATACACCACGGCGAGTACCAGCGGATCTACAATTATCTGCGGAAAGACAAGGCCGCTCCGGAGGCCGGGGATGTGCGGATACTGGGTGTGGTCGTAACCGGGACGGCGGACGGCTTAAAAAGCCTGCAAGGCAAAGCCTATGTCCGGGCGGCTGTCCTGGGGGCAGTGGCGGACAAATACTAA
- a CDS encoding dipicolinate synthase subunit B, whose protein sequence is MDWHGKTVGYAITGSHCTFAEVMPQIQRFMDGGAKVVPIVSSSVLNTDTRFGTSENWLKQLKDITGNDIISTIVEAEPLGPSKLLDVLTIAPCTGNTTSKLANAMTDSPVLMAAKSQMRNGRPIVLAISTNDGLGLNAANIAKLLVAKHIYFVPFGQDNPVGKPNSLVAQMDLIPEACYAALQGNQLQPMLIERFHSA, encoded by the coding sequence ATGGATTGGCACGGTAAAACGGTAGGCTATGCCATCACCGGCTCTCACTGCACCTTTGCGGAGGTGATGCCGCAGATCCAGCGGTTCATGGATGGCGGCGCAAAGGTGGTGCCGATTGTGTCATCATCGGTACTGAATACGGATACCCGCTTTGGAACCTCGGAAAATTGGTTAAAACAGTTGAAAGATATAACCGGGAATGATATCATTTCTACGATTGTGGAAGCGGAGCCGCTGGGGCCTTCCAAGCTGCTGGATGTGCTGACGATCGCTCCCTGCACGGGGAATACCACCAGCAAGCTGGCGAACGCCATGACGGACAGTCCGGTGCTGATGGCCGCCAAATCGCAGATGCGCAACGGACGTCCGATTGTGCTGGCTATTTCGACCAATGACGGGCTTGGGCTGAATGCAGCCAATATCGCGAAGCTGCTGGTGGCGAAGCATATTTATTTTGTTCCCTTCGGGCAGGATAATCCGGTCGGTAAGCCGAACTCCTTAGTGGCGCAGATGGACCTGATTCCCGAGGCTTGTTATGCCGCCCTGCAGGGCAACCAGCTGCAGCCGATGCTGATCGAGCGCTTCCATTCCGCATAG
- the dapG gene encoding aspartate kinase, translating into MGILVQKFGGTSLSTPVAREHVVRHVKRELASGFSLVVVVSAMGRKGEPYATDTLLDLAAQSGNALPARERDLLMCCGEIISAANLCGLLEQEGIRSTVLTGAQAGFLTDNNYGNARILNVRTERILRELRENKVVIVTGFQGQTEAGDFTTLGRGGSDTSATALGAALRAEMVDIYTDVDGILTADPRIVEDARQLAYVSYTEICNMAYQGAKVIHPRAVEIAMQAQIPVRVRSTFSEAEGTLVTHPEGFNDIAGGVVDRLVTGVAYVSNITQISVECPDGNGTGVQLQIFKSMADNGISVDFINVTPTEAVYTVFDDKSEQAIAALQELGLRPKSLSGCAKVSVIGGGINGVPGIMARIVEALSSQSIQILQSADSNTTIWVLVKKEDMVQSVRALHGKFELHR; encoded by the coding sequence ATGGGTATTCTAGTGCAAAAGTTCGGCGGAACCTCACTCTCCACCCCGGTGGCCAGGGAGCATGTGGTCCGTCATGTCAAACGCGAGCTCGCCAGCGGGTTCAGCCTGGTCGTGGTGGTCTCGGCGATGGGGCGCAAGGGGGAGCCTTATGCGACCGATACGCTGCTAGATCTGGCCGCTCAGAGCGGCAATGCCCTGCCGGCCAGGGAGCGGGATCTGCTGATGTGCTGCGGGGAGATCATCTCGGCGGCGAATCTGTGCGGCCTGCTGGAGCAGGAGGGGATTCGTTCGACTGTGCTGACCGGCGCACAAGCCGGATTCTTGACCGACAATAATTATGGCAATGCGCGGATTCTGAATGTGCGGACAGAACGCATTCTGCGCGAGCTGCGCGAGAACAAGGTAGTTATCGTAACGGGATTCCAGGGACAGACAGAAGCCGGGGACTTCACTACTCTCGGCCGCGGGGGAAGCGATACCTCAGCGACTGCGCTCGGGGCTGCGCTGCGTGCTGAAATGGTTGATATATATACGGATGTAGACGGCATTCTGACCGCCGATCCGCGTATCGTAGAAGATGCCAGACAGCTTGCCTATGTCAGCTACACCGAAATCTGCAACATGGCGTATCAGGGGGCCAAGGTCATTCATCCCCGGGCGGTCGAGATTGCAATGCAGGCTCAGATTCCGGTACGCGTCCGCTCCACTTTCTCGGAGGCGGAAGGAACGCTGGTAACCCATCCTGAAGGCTTCAACGATATTGCGGGCGGAGTGGTGGACCGGCTGGTTACCGGGGTTGCTTATGTCAGCAATATTACCCAGATCTCGGTGGAATGCCCGGACGGGAACGGAACCGGTGTGCAGCTGCAGATCTTCAAGAGCATGGCGGATAACGGGATCAGCGTGGACTTCATCAATGTCACTCCGACCGAGGCGGTGTATACGGTATTCGATGACAAATCGGAGCAGGCGATTGCCGCGCTGCAGGAGTTGGGTCTGCGTCCCAAGAGCTTGTCCGGCTGCGCCAAGGTCTCGGTCATCGGCGGAGGCATTAACGGCGTTCCGGGGATTATGGCGCGTATTGTGGAAGCGCTCAGCTCGCAGAGCATACAGATTCTGCAGTCGGCTGACTCCAATACAACGATTTGGGTGCTGGTGAAGAAGGAAGATATGGTGCAGTCGGTCCGGGCCCTGCACGGAAAGTTTGAATTGCACCGCTGA